From the Edaphobacter bradus genome, the window GCGGGTCTGGAAGGCGCTGCAGGCGATTCCGAGGGGAGAGACGCGGAGCTATTCCGAGTTGGCGAAGGAGCTTGGGTCTCCAAGCTCGACGCGCGCAGTTGCAGGTGCGTGCGCGGCGAATCCGGTGGCAGTGATTGTGCCCTGCCATCGCGTCGTGGGCAAGAACGGTTCTCTGACCGGATATCGCTGGGGCCTGGAGCGGAAGCGGAGGCTGCTTGACGCAGAGCAGCGCGACAGCCCATCTCGACGCCAGTTACAGTAGAGCGATGACAGGAACAGCAGCGAGTGGTGTTGCCATCACCGGACAGGCGGTTGACGGACGGGCTCTTTATCGCAGAATTACCTGGCGGCTGATTCCCTTCCTGTTTCTGCTGTACATCGTTGCCTATGTGGATCGCGTCAATGTGGGGTTTGCCGCGATGGACATGAAGCGGCAGCTCAACTTCAGCGATACGGTGTATGGAACCGGCGCGGGAATCTTCTTCCTCGGCTACTCGCTGTTCGATCTGCCGAGCAATCTGCTGATGCGTCGCGTGGGAACGCGCGTGTGGATTGCGCGCATCATGATTACCTGGGGACTTGTTGCTGCGCTGATGGTGTTCGTCAGCTCGCCACGCTCGTTCTATACGATGCGGTTTCTGCTGGGCGTTGCGGAAGCGGGTTTCGTTCCGGGGATGCTGCTGTATCTCACCTACTGGTTTCCTTCGCACGAGCGTGCCCGCGCGGTGGCGAAGTTCATGACGGCGACCTCGCTTGCGGGCGTTGTTGGCGGTCCGCTGTCGAGTGCTCTGTTGAAGCTCGATGGAGTTGCCGGACTCGAGGGTTGGCAGTGGCTGTTTGTGGCGGAAGGGATTCCCACTGTCCTGCTCGGCGTCCTGGTGCTGTTCGTGCTGAAGGATGGTCCGGAGAACGCGTCATGGCTGCGTCCTGAGGAGCGGCAGTGGCTTGCGAGCGAGTTGGAGCGCGATCGCTCGATGTATGGCGCGACCGAGCACCATACGCTGGGAGATGCGTTCAGGATGCCTGCGGTCTGGATGCTCGCTGCGGTGTATGTCGCGATCCAGATTGGCGTGTACATCGTGAACCTTTGGATGCCCCTGATTCTGAGCAACATTGGAGGAGGAGCCCACGATGTCGGCTTGATCGCCAGGTTCTCCACGGTGCCGTATCTGCTTGCTGCGTTGTTTACGGTGATTGTGGGCTGGAGCTCGGACCGTCTGAACGAGCGGCGTGGGCATCTCGCCGGCTGCATGGCATTGGCGGCAGCTGGATTTGCATGGGCTGCCGTGGCGCACAGTATTCCTGTTGCCTTGTGCGCCATGTCGCTTGCGGCGATAGGACTGTGGAGCACGATGGGACCTTTCTGGGCTCTGATGACGCGCACGGTTGCGGGAACTGCGGCTGCAGGCGGCGTCGCGATGATCACGACGCTGGGCGGACTCGGCGGCTTTATTGGACCCTACGTCACGGGCAGGCTGAAGGACGCGACGCATAGCTTCTCCGGCGGCCTCTATGCGATGGGCGCGCTTGCTCTGGGCGCTGCGCTGCTGAGCTTAGCCGTAAGACAACGCAAGTTGGTGTAGAGCAATTCTTCCAAGCCCTCCCAGTCGTCCGAGTGGTGTGGGCGAAATGGTATCCTTGATGCTGATCCGACAGTTGATCGCAACTATTTTTTAAGACAAAGATTGAGGTGCCGGTAATGGCAACAGCAACGATTGATAAGGCAGCAGTAGCGGCGGAGTACAAGGTCGCGGACATCTCGCTTGCCGAGTTTGGGCGCAAGGAGATCGAGATCGCCGAGCAGGAGATGCCGGGCCTGATGTCGATCCGTAACAAGTACGCTCCGTCGAAACCGCTGGCCGGCGTTCGCGTGACCGGATCGCTGCATATGACCATCCAGACAGCCGTGCTGATCGAGACGATGGTCGCTCTCGGCGCCGACGTTCGCTGGGCGAGCTGCAACATCTTCTCGACGCAGGACCATGCTGCAGCGGCGATTGCGGCGGCGGGCGTTCCAGTCTTCGCGTGGAAGGGCGAGACTCTCGAGGAGTACTGGTGGTGCACCGACCAGGCTCTGCGGCACAAGGGCGGCCTCGGTCCGCAGATCGTAATCGACGACGGCGGCGACGTGACGCTGCTCATCCACAAGGGCGTCGAGCTTGAGAAGGGCGACGGCTGGGTGAATACGCCTTCGTCCAACCAGGAGGAGCAGGTCATCAAGAACCTGCTCAAGAAGATCCATGCCGAGGGCGCAACCTACTTTACCAAGCTGGCCAAGGAATGGAAGGGCGTCGCCGAAGAGACGACGACCGGCGTCCACCGCCTCTACAAGATGATGGAGCAGGGCAAGCTGCTGGTTCCAGCGATCAACGTGAACGACTCGGTGACCAAGAGCAAGTTCGACAATCTGTACGGTTGCCGCGAGTCGCTCGTCGATGGCATCAAGCGCGCGACGGACGTGATGGTTGCAGGCAAGACGGCCGTGATCTGCGGCTACGGCGACGTCGGCAAGGGCTCGGCGGCTTCGCTGCGCGGGCTCGGAGCGCGGGTCATCGTGACCGAGATCGATCCGATCAACGCGCTGCAGGCGGCGATGGAAGGCTACGAGGTCACCACGCTCGAAGAGACACTGGGACGCGGCGACATCTACGTGACCTGCACGGGCAACGTGGACATCATCACCTTAGAGCACATGAAGCAGATGAAGGACCAGGCGATCGTCTGCAACATCGGCCACTTCGACAACGAGATCCAGATGGACGCGTTGAACGAAGCCAAGGGCGTGAAGAAGACGAACATCAAGCCGCAGGTAGACAAGTACACCTTCCCGACCGGAAACAGCATCTTTGTGCTGGCCGAGGGCCGTCTGGTGAACCTGGGCTGCGCGACCGGCCATCCTTCGTTTGTGATGTCGAACAGCTTCAGCAATCAAACTCTCGCCGCGCTCGACCTCTGGAAGAACAAGGACACCTACAAGCCCGGCGTCTACATCCTTCCGAAGAAGCTGGACGAGGAGGTTGCACGGCTGCACCTGGAGAAGATCGGCGTGAAGCTGACAACTCTCTCGAAGAAGCAGGCCGACTACCTCGGAGTTTCGGTCGACGGGCCATACAAGGCGGAGCAGTACCGGTACTAAGACTTCGATCGATAGAATGAGAATGGCCGCTGGGAAACTCTCCCCAGCGGCCATTTTGATTTTGCCGAGGCCGGCAGACTACTTGTTGCCATGGAGGTCGTGCTTCTTGTTGTAGATGCGCTTAGACTCGACGTTCTGCTGTTGACGGAGGGTCTTGCGGTCCTGGGCGGTGAGGTGGCCGTTGTTCTGGGCGCGCATGCCACGCTCTTCTTTATTGATGCCGGCCTCCTGGTGCTCCAGGCGGGCGGCCTCAGACGGGCTGAGGGTTCCGTTCTTGACGCCCTGGGCGATGCGGTCCTGCTGGTTCTCTTTGCGCTGATTGATGGTGGGCTTCGATGTGGTTGCGGGCGCCTGCGCGTAGATGGCAGCGGAGGAGAGCGAGAGAGTCGCAATAAGGGCAAGCTTGGTGAAGTTCATGATTGAAGGCTCCTGTCTTTCTTTTTCCGGCTGCTTGATGTTGCCGCTGCCGTTCGGTCGGAATAGACACAGGGCTACATGGCGTGTTGCGGAATTTGCGAAAACTATATTTTTCGCGAATGACGCGACTTTTCGAGGGTTTCGGGGTAATGAGGGCCCTTGCCCTCGAGCGGCTAACACGAAAGTTGCAGAGGACTGAGAGAGGAAGAACTAGTTGGTCGCGGTGGGCGAGAGGAAATCAGTTGCCGAGAGAACCTGCAGGCCGGGGGTGGTGACCAGTTGCTGATCGATGAGGATGATCGTAGTCGCCGAGCCCTGTGTGTAGGTGACCTGCGCACCAGTGTAGGTCGCAATCGTAGTGCTGGTGGGAACCGTGCCGTTGGGGACCATGACGAGGGTATAGGTTCCGGCGGGGATGTTGAGGTAGCCCGTGTTCGTGTTGAAGACGAGTCCAGTTGTGACAGGGGTGACGTCAGTGAGCTTCGATCCGGCGGGAACGAGGTAGACGTCGACGGCGCTGATTCGCGTGGCCTGGTCGATGAAGCGAAGCGCGATCTGGCCGGAGGGGGCAGGCTGGCTCTGGTCCTTCAGAGTGAGCTGCTGCAGACTCGCGGAGACGTTCCCGATGAGAACCGTGTACTGGCTGGAGGCCGTAAAGGTTGCCTTGGAGGACGAGAGCACCTGTTTGGTTCCGGCGGCGTTTGCCGTGGTGATGTAGGGCCCGGGGTCGATGGGGACGTAGGAGGTGATGGTTCCGAAGCCGAGGTTGTAGGCGACGGCGGCGTTGTTCTGGTAGATATCGAGGCCTGGAGCGTCAGGCGACGCGTCGATGATGCGGACCTGGGATGCCTTGGTACTGCTGACGATGCCCTGGCAGCCAGAGAGCGTAGCGGCGAGAGCAGCCAATGCTATGCAACTCGTGGCCCGGCGGACCACAAGTTTGTGCAGAAGAACCCTATAGCCCGGATTGAGCGTCTTAAGAAAAGGCATAAATATGAACCACTCTAAACGATTTCCAGTAGTTAGGCGACGACCCATTTGGGTGAGAAAAGCGGCTGTACTGTTGTTGATACCCGGGGTGCTGGCGGGGCTCCGGGCGCAGACGGCTCCAGCAGCCGATACAGCCGCAGCGGCTGCGGTTTCTACGGTCCCGGCAGGGGCGGGCGTCCAGGCAATTGTGAGCATGCGGGACCATCCGGCGACTGGAGCGACGGCTAAGATTCCAACTCATAAGCAGAGCTATGAATTCACTCTGAATAACACCGACTGGCTGGACACGGGAGTGGTGCTGAGCGCGGGGGAACAGGCGACCTTTACGGTGACGGGGAGCTTTCTACTAGCTGATGGCCGGACCGCGGGGCCGGACGGCCTGGACCGCGGGTGGAAGGACCTGCTGCGCAGCTTTCCGCTCAATGATGCAAAGGTGGGCTCGGTGATCGGACGGGTGAGCGACGTTGGAGCGACGGTTCCCTTCGCGATTGGAGCCGGCGGCGAGATAACAATGCCGACCAGCGGCAAGCTTTTTCTGCGTGTGAATACGACGAGCGACCTGAACCCAACGGGCAGCTTTACCGTGAAGATGAAGTTTGCCAAGGCGGCCAGGACTCAGGCAACGGCGGCGTCAGCCACGCCTGCAGAGGTTGTGACCAAGCTGGTCTCTCCGGAGACGTTTGCGGAGATTCCGCGGCGGGTGAATGACCGGCCGAGCGGCGAGGGCAATCCGGGCGACATGGTGAACTTCGCGCTGATTGGAACCCCGGAGCAGGTGGAGGCCGCGTATAGGGCGGCCGGGTGGGCGTCCGTGGACAAGGATGTGCAGAGCGCAATTCTGAACGGGCTGATGAAGACGCTGAGCCACGAGTCGTACACGGAGATGCCGATGAGCACCCTGTATCTCTTTGGGCGCCCGCAGGACTACTCCTTCGCCAGGGCCGACCCGATCAAGGTGGCAGCGGAGCGGCACCATCTGCGCGTGTGGAAGACAGACCAGACGATCGACGGAAGGCCGCTGTGGGTGGGTTCAGCGACGCACGACATCGGGTTTGAGAAGGACCAGAGAAACGGCCGCGTCACGCACAAGATTGACCCGGAGATAGACACCGAGCGCGATTACCTGCTGCAGAGCTTCGATGCGGCCGGAGCGTTTTCGAGTGCGGCTTATGTGACTCCCACGAACCCCATGACCGAGGCGAAGACGGCCACAGGAGGAAGCTTTCATTCGGACGGGCGAATTGTGGTGATGGATCTGTCGGCGAATCTAAAGTGAGGCTAGACGGCTCCAAGCGTGACGTGACGCGCTCAACCGGAGTGCGAAGCAAGGCGCTCTTCAACTCACGGCGCAGATAAGCAGGGTCATGTCGTCGTGTTGCGGAGCTGCGGCGGTGAAGTGGTCGGCCTCATTGAAGATGCAATCGAGAAGTTGCTTTGCTGTGGTCTTGCAGTCGGGGCGCGCGAGCAGGGCCTGTGCGGCGGCGATCATGCGGGGTTCGCCCCACTCTTCTTCGGCGGCGTTCATGGCCTCGGAGATGCCGTCAGTGAAGGCCACCAGCATGTCTCCAGGGTGCAACAGGATGCTTGCGCGGCAGTAAGAGACCTCAGGCAGAAGTCCGATGACGGTTCCAGTGGAGTGGAGCGCGATGGCCTCAGAGCCGCGAAGGATGACCGGAGGATTGTGCCCGGCGTTGACGTAGGTAAGCAGACGCGTGGCAGGATCGAGCTCGGCATAGAAGAAGGTGGCATAGCGGTTGGACGTCGAAGACTCGTAGACGAGCCGGTTGACATGGCGCATGAGCGTGCCGAGGTCGCCGGGCTGGAGCTGCGCGGCGCTGCGCAGGCTGGCGCGGAGGCTCGCCATAAGCAGCGCGGCGGAGATGCCCTTGCCGGAGATGTCGCCGAGGGCGAGGGCGAGGCGCTCGTCGCCCTCACCGGCGGGGAGGATGAAGAAGTCGTAGTAGTCGCCGCCGACGGCTTGGGCCTGACGGCAGTGGCCGGCGAGATCGATGCCGGGGATGGAGGGGACGACCTGCGGGAAGAGATGCTGCTGGACATCGCGGGCGATCTCGATCTCGCGCGAGATGCGCTCGCGGTGGGCGACCTCGGCGGTGAGGTTCTGGAAGAGCTCGGCGTTTTCCAGCGCGAGACCGGTCTGCGTGGCGACAGATTGAAGGAGCTGGCGGTCGGTGCGGGAGTAGGGCTCCTCGGAGCGCTTGGGGCCGAGGGCCATGACGCCCTCGAGACGGTTGCGGCCGGGGAGCGGGACGAGGAGTTCGGCCGAGAGATCGCTGAGAGCGGCGCGCTCGGCGTCAGTGGCGTCGACGAGCCAGCTTGAGGGGTCGTCGCGGTAGACAGGCTCAGGCTCGGGGCTGCGAGCATGCGCGAGCCTAGAGATGACAGCGAACGTTGCAGATAACGCGAGCGAGCCAGGCGCGAGAGGGGCTCCGGTTGCGAGCTGGAGATGATAGGCGTCGCCTGAGCGAAGGAAGACAGCGATGCGATCGACGTGCAGAGTGTCGCCGATGCGCTGGGTGATGGTGGTGAGGAGCGGCGTGACCTCAGTGAAGTTGCGGACCTCGTCGGACAGCTCGGAGAGCACCTGCTCGGCCGAGTAGGCTTCGCGGAAGAAGCGCTGGTCGATTTTTTGTTGAAGGCGTTTGGCCAGGGGGTAGCGGAATCCGAGGAAGATGGCGATGATGCCGATGATGCCGATGAGATCGACAGCGCGATGTTGATGTGGATAACGAATGAGATGGACGATCGAGGCGATCATCCAGATGGCGAGCAGCGCGAGGATGACGACGATGGTGCCTCGGGCGAAGGCGTACTTTGTGCCTTGGCGAATGAGGATGCGGACGTCCATCGCGCGCTGGACGACGACGACATAGGCGAGGGTGAGGGGAAAGAGAAGAAGGATGACGAAGACTGAGATATCGAGCCACTGCGGGATGCCCTGCCCGAGATCGACGTTTCGATAGGCAGCATAGAAGACGAGGAAGAGTAAGGGCGTGAGCCCGATGCTGGCTCCCCAAAGCATGACGACGATGCGGCGGCGAGCGTCGCCTGCCAATGCGGCTCGCTTGACGCCGAGCGTGGCGAAGAACCAGCTGATGGCCAGAGCCGCGAGCACGTTTTCCGTGAAGTTGATGGCGTACGTGGGTCGTACCAGCCAACTGCCGGCGGTGAACTTCCAGGCATCGCTGTAGTAGTAGATGAGATCCAGCGGCATGAAAGCCAGGATGGAGATGGTGAGAACCCATTTGACCCACGGAAATCTGACGTCAAGGCCGGAGTGCTGCGGGAAGTAGACGCCCAGAAACATCAGGCAGAGCGGCATGGCGGTCTGGGCGACGGTGTTCCAGAAGATGGCAAATGCAAAGAGAATGCCGCCGGAAAACTTGCCGTAACCGATGAACAGGGAGTCGAAGTAGCCGAGGATTCCCAGGATGAGCCAGGCGTGCGGATTGTGCGGGCGTGCGAGCACAACCCAGACGCCGATGAGGAGAAAGAGCAGCGGAAGCGCGAGAAAGATGCTTCGCGTAATCCAGAGATAGAAGGGAGCGGGGGTAGCACGCTCTGGCGCGAGCGCGATGGAACCACTCTGCACGCCAGTGTCGCCTGGATGGGTCCAGGTGATGGCGAGGGGAGCGCCAACATGGCTGCTGCGAACCTGGGCGATGAGTACGACGCGGCCGGTGAACCGCTCGCCACTAACAGTAAGGACAGTGTCGCCCTGCCGGAGTCCCGCCGCCTGGGCCTCGGGCTCCATGGACGATACTACGGGCGTGAGATCGGTAGTGATGAAAGGCGTGCGAGGGCTGGTCTGGCCGCGGACCAGGTTACGCAGATTGTTCGACAGCCCGACATAGAAGTGCGACAGCGCAAGAACGGCCACAAGCGCGAGGAGCCCGTACTGGAGACGTGCGGATCGCTGCAACATAAATGGGCTGGCAGCATGGTAGCAGCCAGCCGGGGTCTCTTTCGGGTATCGTCAGGCTACTTCTTGGGCTTGCTGGCGATGATCTGGTCTTTGATCTTGTCGTAGACGCCCTGAGGAAGAATGCCGCGGCTGACGAGCTGGTTCTTCGCGGTGTAGGGGCGGCCGTCGATGATTCGCTTCGCATAGACGTCTCCGATGCCCTTGAACGCCTTGAGCTGGTCGGGGGTGGCAGTGTTGATGTCCAGTTTGTCGGCATCCTGAGCAGCGGCTTTGGCAGTCGACTTGGCGGCACCCTGCGCAAGAATGGAGGCGGGCGAAGCAACCAGAACCGGAGTCGCGAGGAAGAGTGTTGCGGCGAGAAGCTTGTTACGAAGATTCATCGTGGATCATCTCCTTCGAGAGATACTGAACAACGCTTCAACCGGAAGAGTACGGGAGCGGTAGACCCTCGTCAATGAACAAGTTGACGGGCATCAGGTTGACTTTGCGACGGCATGGCAGCTACTCTTGAAACTAGCGATGCGTTTGCTGAACCTCCATCACGGACATCATCACCATCATCATGCGGAGAGCGTGTTGGCGGCTGTGTCCGGTATGGCGAAGTAACGAAACGCATACCAAGGGATTCTGAAAGGCCCGCTGACGCGCACATCGCGAGCGGGCCTTTTTGCTGCGCGGTTTCGCTTCAACGGAAGAGAGTGAGGAAGAAAAATGGATGCAGTGAAGATCGATTTTGCGAAGATGGATGGGCTGGTCCCGGGAATCGTGCAGGACGCGAAGACCGGCGAGATGCTGATGCTCGGCTTTCTGAATGAGACCAGCTACCAGAAGACTCTGGAGACAGGGTTCGTCACTTTCTGGAGCAGGACGCGCGGCAAGCTGTGGATGAAGGGCGAGACGAGCGGCAACCGCCTGCGCGTCATCGAGGCTTCGACCGACTGCGACAACGATACGCTCCTCTTCAAAGTCGAGGTCGAGGGCGATGGGCTGGTGTGCCACGAGGGCACTGTGAGCTGCTTCACCAAACCGATTGTGAAGGGAACAAAATAATGAGCGAGGTGAAGTTGAGCGAGACGAGCGAAACCGGGAAGCTGAAGCTGGGGATTCCTAAGGGTAGCCTGCAGGATGCGACGATTGCGCTGTTTGAGCGCGCTGGGTGGCGGATCTTCGCCAGTGGACGCAGCTACTTCCCTACGGTCGATGACGCGGAGATCGAGTGCATGCTGGTGCGGGCGCAGGAGATGGCTCGCTATGTGGAGCACGGTGCGCTGGACGCGGGACTCACCGGTAACGACTGGGTCCTCGAAAACGAGAACAATGTGGAGTATGTCACCAGCCTCACCTACTCGAAGCAGAGCCGGCAGAAGGTGAGGTGGGTGCTCGCAGTGCCCGAGGATTCGCCGTTCCAGAAGCCGGAGGACCTGGCAGGCAAGATTATTGCAACGGAGCTCGTCGAATTTACGAAGCGATACTTTGCTGCGAAAAATATTCCAGTGAAGGTGGAGTTCAGCTGGGGAGCGACCGAGGTGAAGCCGCCGACGCTGGCCGACGCGATCGTTGAGGTGACCGAGACCGGAAGCTCGCTGCGCGCGAACCGGCTGCGGATTATCGAGACGCTGATGGAGAGCGAGACGCAGTTGATCGCGAACAAGGCCGCTTATCAGGACGACTGGAAGCGGCGGAAGATCGAGAACATCTCACTGATGCTAAATGCGGCAATCGCGGCGCAGGGCCGCGTGGGGCTGATGCTGAACGCGCGCAAGACAGATCTGCGCGAGATTCTGGCCGTGCTGCCGGCGCTGAACTCACCCACGGTGTCGCAGCTGAGCGATGCGGAGTGGGTCGCGCTGAACACGATCCTGGAAGAGGCCGAGGTCCGCGAGGTGATTCCGATGCTGAAGGCGGCAGGCGCTACGGGGATTGTGGAGTATCCGCTGAGCAAGGTTGTGCTGTGAAGCAGCCTCTAGCTTTTAGCTAAAGGCTAGAAGTTAAAAGCTAGAAGCTGGTTCTGGAGTTTGGTTAATGAAGCTGGTGAAGACATTTGGCCGGACCGCGAAGACCGCAGCAGCGCTGATTGAGACGCTGGAGCGGCGCGGCGCGGTGAGCACAGCGAAGGTAGAGCCCGTGGTGCGGCGGATTCTTGCTGATGTTCGCAAGGGCGGCGACGCTGCGCTGCGCCGCTATGCCACCAAATTCGACGGGCTGGCTAAGCGCTACGGTCTACTGGTCTCACGGAACGAGATGCAGGCAGCGTGGGAGGCTACTGCGCCTGAACTGCAGGCCGCGATGATGGTGGCGCGAGGGAACATTCTCGCGTTCGCCGAGGCGCAGCGGCCGAAGGAGTGGATGATCTCGCCCGCGGATGGAGTGAAGACCGGGCAGATCGTGCGGCCGCTGGCGAGCGTAGGTTGCTATGTTCCGGGAGGGCGGTATCCATTGCCTTCGACGCTGCTGATGACGGTGACTCCGGCGCAGGTGGCCGGGGTGGAGCGAGTGGTGGTATGTTCGCCGAAGCCCGCGCGAGAGACGATGGCGGCAGCCTGGCTCGCTGGCGTGACGGAGTTCTATCGTGTGGGTGGAGCACAGGCGGTTGCCGCGATGGCCTATGGCACGAAGACGGTTGCGCGTGTGGACAAGATCGTAGGGCCGGGGAATCTGTTTGTAACTGCGGCGAAGACGCTTGTCGCGAGCGAGTGTGGGATTGATATGCCTGCAGGACCGACTGAGATCGTCGTTACGAGCGAGACGGGAGATGCGGCTGGAATCGCAGCGGACCTGGTCGCGCAGGCGGAGCACGATCCTGAGGCGCTGGCGATTCTGATCACGAGCAACGAAGCTCTGGCCAAGGCTGTTGCGGTAGAGGTGAAGCAGCAGGCCAAAGCGAATTCGATTGCAAAGCAGTCACTAGCAGCACAGGGATGTATCTTTGTGACGAAGACCGTGGCAGAGGCTCGTGAGTTGACGAACCGGTTGGCTCCGGAGCACTTGACCGTAGATACTGCGGCGGACCTGAAGTGGGTTCGCAACGCGGGCAGCGTGTTTGTGGGAGACTATGCTCCGCAGTCAATGGGCGACTATGTCTCCGGGCCGAACCACGTGCTGCCGACCGGACGCGTGGGCCGTGTGCGCGGCGGACTGAGTGTGATGGACTTCGTGAAGGTGATTACGGTGCAGGAGTACTCGCGCAACGGACTCAGGAAGATTGGGCCGCACGCGATTGCATTGGCTGAGGCTGAGGGATTAGTTGCGCACGCGGAGAGTGTGCGAGTGAGGATGACGCGATGAGTGTTGTTTCAGAGGTAAAGACAGTGAGGCCTCGCCAGCTGGTGCTGGAGATGCCGGAGTACCACCCACCGCTGGCCGGGCGCGAGGCCCTGAGGCTGGACTTCAACGAGAACACCGCAGCTCCCTCTCCGCGTGTGATGGAGCGGCTGCGGCAGATCACGGCCGAAGGGCTGACGAAGTATCCGGAGCGCGAGCCGGTAGAGCGAATCGTCGCAGCGCACTTTGCGCTGCGGTCCGATCAGGTGCTGCTGACCAACGGCGTGGATGAGGCGATCCACCTGATGTGCTGTGCGTTTCTGGACGAGGGCGACGAGGCGCTGATCTGCACGCCGACCTTCTTTATGTACGACGTCAACATCACCATGATGACGCGCGGGCTCGTAAAGGTGCAGGCCGATGAGACGCTGTCGTTTCCGTTTGAGCGATTTCTCGCGGCGATCACGGAGCGGACCAAGCTGATTATCGTCGCGTCACCGAATAATCCGACGGGCGCAGTGGTGAGCCGCGAGCGGCTTCTAGCAATTGCCAATGCGGCTCCGCACGCTGTGCTGATGGTCGATGAGGCCTACCATCACTTTGGCGGCGAGTCGGTGATGGGCGACCTAGCAGCAACTCCGAATGTGATCGTTGCGCGGACGTTTTCCAAGGCGTACGGGCTAGCGAATCTGCGTATCGGCATGCTGGCCGGCAGCGCGGAGCTGCTGAAATATCTGCGGAAGGTGAGCTCGCCGTACAACGTGAACGGCGTGGCGCTCGATTGTCTTTCTGCGGCGATTTCAGACGAGACCTATCTTGCGTGGTACGTCGAGCAGGTGCGCGTAGGCCGCGAGCGGATGATGGCCGGGCTGGATGAGCTTGGCGTCGGATACTTTCCGAGTGCAGCGAACTTTGTGCTGATGAAGATTGGACCGAAGCAT encodes:
- the hisG gene encoding ATP phosphoribosyltransferase, with the translated sequence MSEVKLSETSETGKLKLGIPKGSLQDATIALFERAGWRIFASGRSYFPTVDDAEIECMLVRAQEMARYVEHGALDAGLTGNDWVLENENNVEYVTSLTYSKQSRQKVRWVLAVPEDSPFQKPEDLAGKIIATELVEFTKRYFAAKNIPVKVEFSWGATEVKPPTLADAIVEVTETGSSLRANRLRIIETLMESETQLIANKAAYQDDWKRRKIENISLMLNAAIAAQGRVGLMLNARKTDLREILAVLPALNSPTVSQLSDAEWVALNTILEEAEVREVIPMLKAAGATGIVEYPLSKVVL
- the hisD gene encoding histidinol dehydrogenase → MKLVKTFGRTAKTAAALIETLERRGAVSTAKVEPVVRRILADVRKGGDAALRRYATKFDGLAKRYGLLVSRNEMQAAWEATAPELQAAMMVARGNILAFAEAQRPKEWMISPADGVKTGQIVRPLASVGCYVPGGRYPLPSTLLMTVTPAQVAGVERVVVCSPKPARETMAAAWLAGVTEFYRVGGAQAVAAMAYGTKTVARVDKIVGPGNLFVTAAKTLVASECGIDMPAGPTEIVVTSETGDAAGIAADLVAQAEHDPEALAILITSNEALAKAVAVEVKQQAKANSIAKQSLAAQGCIFVTKTVAEARELTNRLAPEHLTVDTAADLKWVRNAGSVFVGDYAPQSMGDYVSGPNHVLPTGRVGRVRGGLSVMDFVKVITVQEYSRNGLRKIGPHAIALAEAEGLVAHAESVRVRMTR
- the hisC gene encoding histidinol-phosphate transaminase; amino-acid sequence: MSVVSEVKTVRPRQLVLEMPEYHPPLAGREALRLDFNENTAAPSPRVMERLRQITAEGLTKYPEREPVERIVAAHFALRSDQVLLTNGVDEAIHLMCCAFLDEGDEALICTPTFFMYDVNITMMTRGLVKVQADETLSFPFERFLAAITERTKLIIVASPNNPTGAVVSRERLLAIANAAPHAVLMVDEAYHHFGGESVMGDLAATPNVIVARTFSKAYGLANLRIGMLAGSAELLKYLRKVSSPYNVNGVALDCLSAAISDETYLAWYVEQVRVGRERMMAGLDELGVGYFPSAANFVLMKIGPKHKELVAAMRRHGVLLRDRSTDPGCDGYVRITIGVEDHVTRGLEALKASLDEIGWKRVSGSAGQPVSEGVREFE